A window of Nicotiana tabacum cultivar K326 chromosome 24, ASM71507v2, whole genome shotgun sequence contains these coding sequences:
- the LOC107761417 gene encoding protein IQ-DOMAIN 3, translating into MGKKGSWFSSVKKALSPDPKKGSKSKKKWFGKEKDPVPDSSSLVASSVSPPRPVPPVEEVTLVEVEEEQTKHVYSVAASTSAAAEASAAANQVAAEVVPLTKVTKFAGKSKEEVATIRIQTAFRGYLARRALRALRGLVRLKSLADGPTAERQTAHTLKCMQMLSRVQSQISSRRIRMLEENRALQRQLMQKHAKELESLRRGEEWDDTVQSKEQVEASLIKKYEAAVRRERALAYSYSHQKTWKKSSKSPNLLFMDPTNPQWGWSWLDRWMGAKELKNDQMSVRSASISIAGGEITKAFARHQLNSELPSSPSSQKQGHQSPTTPFKTANSVAARKLKSARVAAISQDDDARSMISIQSERNRRHSIGVSSIRDDESLASSSSVPSYMVPTKSAKAKTRLQNPLGMENGTPEKGSAGSVKKRLSYPPSPARPRRHSGPPKFENTSLNTSIAEDNVNEVIN; encoded by the exons ATGGGGAAGAAAGGAAGCTGGTTTTCTTCAGTAAAGAAGGCTCTGAGCCCAGATCCTAAG AAAGGAAgtaaatcaaagaagaaatgGTTTGGGAAAGAAAAGGACCCGGTTCCAGATTCTTCGTCCCTGGTCGCTTCCTCAGTGTCTCCTCCTCGTCCAGTTCCTCCAGTAGAAGAGGTCACACTGGTTGAAGTGGAAGAGGAGCAGACAAAACATGTATATTCCGTTGCAGCTTCCACTTCAGCAGCTGCAGAAGCTTCTGCTGCAGCTAACCAGGTTGCTGCGGAGGTTGTTCCGTTAACTAAAGTGACTAAGTTTGCCGGCAAATCAAAGGAGGAAGTAGCCACAATCAGAATTCAGACTGCTTTTCGGGGATATCTG GCGAGGAGGGCATTGAGGGCGTTAAGAGGACTTGTCAGACTCAAATCACTTGCTGATGGACCTACTGCAGAACGGCAAACTGCCCATACTTTAAAATGCATGCAAATGCTTTCTCGTGTGCAGTCTCAGATTAGTTCCAGAAGGATCAGGATGTTGGAAGAGAACCGAGCTCTCCAGAGGCAGCTTATGCAGAAACATGCAAAAGAACTCGAGAGTTTGAGG AGAGGGGAGGAATGGGATGACACTGTGCAATCAAAAGAGCAGGTCGAAGCAAGCTTAATCAAGAAATACGAAGCTGCAGTGAGACGTGAAAGAGCACTAGCTTATTCATATTCACACCAG AAAACCTGGAAGAAGTCATCAAAATCTCCCAACTTGTTGTTTATGGATCCAACCAATCCTCAGTGGGGTTGGAGCTGGTTAGATCGGTGGATGGGCGCGAAGGAACTCAAAAATGATCAAATGTCCGTTAGAAGTGCCAGTATAAGTATTGCCGGAGGAGAAATTACCAAGGCATTTGCTCGGCATCAGCTGAATTCTGAACTCCCTTCTTCTCCGTCCAGCCAAAAGCAAGGTCACCAATCTCCTACAACCCCTTTCAAGACAGCCAATTCAGTAGCAGCCAGAAAATTGAAATCGGCAAGAGTAGCTGCAATAAGCCAAGATGATGATGCGCGAAGCATGATCAGTATTCAATCAGAACGTAACAGGAGGCATAGCATTGGGGTATCATCTATAAGAGATGATGAGAGTTTGGCAAGCTCTTCCTCTGTACCAAGTTATATGGTACCTACTAAATCAGCAAAAGCAAAAACACGATTGCAAAACCCTTTAGGCATGGAGAACGGTACACCAGAAAAGGGATCAGCAGGGTCTGTCAAGAAGCGGCTCTCTTACCCGCCTTCACCTGCAAGACCAAGGCGGCATTCAGGCCCGCCAAAGTTTGAGAATACATCCCTAAACACCTCCATTGCTGAGGATAACGTGAACGAGGTCATCAATTAA
- the LOC142178278 gene encoding uncharacterized protein LOC142178278, whose product MSSFNPLTSILNQNKLEGSNYIDSKRNLNIVLTAEGYKFVITEECPEKPDEDASDDQVKACDKWVKADEMSLCYILASMANDLQHQHQSMGSAYDMLENLKQMFGEQNRVAKQTAMKALLNTKMAEGSSVRDHVLKMMGPLNELEVLRAVIDKESQVEMVLQALPDNFQQFCLNYNMNKMDLSLAKLLNKLQAAESIIKQQAPVVALNIEKASVSKSKGDKKKKKAQKILALGGAAGVKKPKGKYYHCKQLGHHKKQCPAYLAKLNK is encoded by the coding sequence ATGTCTTCATTCAACCCACTTACCTCAATTTTGAACCAAAACAAATTAGAAGGATCGAATTATATCGACTCGAAACGGAACCTTAATATTGTCCTAACTGCTGAAGGTTACAAGTTTGTAATCACTGAGGAGTGCCCAGAAAAACCTGATGAAGATGCTAGTGATGATCAGGTTAAGGCCTGTGACAAATGGGTAAAGGCTGATGAGATGTCACTATGTTACATTCTTGCCTCTATGGCGAATGATTTGCAACATCAGCATCAGTCTATGGGATCTGCTTATGACATGCTCGAAAATCTCAAACAGATGTTCGGTGAGCAAAATCGTGTGGCTAAGcagacagccatgaaagcccttTTGAACACCAAGATGGCTGAAGGATCATCGGTAAGGGACCATGTTCTGAAGATGATGGGTCCTCTGAATGAACTGGAGGTCCTTAGAGCTGTGATTGATAAAGAATCTCAAGTTGAGATGGTCCTGCAGGCTCTGCCTGACAATTTTCAACAATTTTGCTTGAACTATAATATGAACAAAATGGATTTGTCACTGGCAAAATTATTGAATAAGCTGCAAGCGGCAGAATCTATTATCAAACAACAAGCTCCAGTTGTGGCACTAAATATTGAGAAAGCTTCGGTTTCTAAGTCGAAAGgcgataagaaaaagaagaaggctcAAAAGATTTTGGCACTTGGAGGTGCGGCTGGTGTGAAAAAGCCCAAAGGAAAGTACTATCATTGCAAGCAACTTGGGCATCACAAAAAGCAATGCCCTGCCTATCTGGCAAAGTTGAATAAGTAA